The Fimbriimonas ginsengisoli Gsoil 348 genome window below encodes:
- a CDS encoding NAD(P)/FAD-dependent oxidoreductase, with product MQEAFDVVIVGGGPAGSTVGSMLKKHAPHLSVLILEREVFPRDHIGESLLPTTGRILDEIGAWDKIEAANFPIKIGATYRWGSSDDLWDFNLLETAEVNPLEKRPGKYEGWRMRSTWQVERGPFDKILLDHSAELGCVVREGVAVTRVEATDGAVKELELSDGSKLTARFYVDASGNAGILRRGLGIETEEPNALRNIAFWDYWEDADWAVTIGAGATRIQIMSLGYGWIWFIPVTSTRTSIGLVCPADYYKQCGKRPEELYAEAVRSEPRIAALTAAAKRDGEVRATRDWSFLARQMAGPNWFLVGEAAGFADPILSAGITIAMVGAKECAYTIAELDRGEVDAEWMRLAFEKRQRQRVYQHIQFANYWYSGNRHFSELVEYTSEIARGAGLNMSAESAWQWIGTGGFVSLETAGAGLAGHSIEQIKNIEGMLFNSESEWQITKVNVFDLNIEDVVPGKTPIYEGGRIRQGRTLRKGDLEIPVSGGFRVILEILQRETKLGPIIRALRDVSAKMGPIVALSGLEALEVLLKDGWISGVYSPDQPLLRPEDIPRTPNIDWNRDTEDPMVRMAAAIEG from the coding sequence ATGCAGGAAGCATTCGACGTCGTTATCGTAGGTGGCGGACCGGCCGGGTCCACGGTCGGCTCCATGCTCAAAAAGCACGCGCCCCACCTCAGCGTTCTCATTCTCGAGCGAGAAGTTTTCCCCCGGGACCACATCGGCGAGAGCCTGCTCCCCACCACCGGCCGAATCCTCGATGAGATCGGCGCCTGGGACAAGATCGAAGCCGCCAACTTTCCGATCAAGATCGGCGCGACGTACCGCTGGGGCTCCTCCGACGATCTTTGGGATTTCAACCTTCTGGAGACCGCCGAAGTAAATCCCCTCGAAAAGCGCCCTGGCAAGTACGAAGGCTGGCGCATGCGGAGCACCTGGCAGGTGGAGCGCGGTCCGTTCGATAAGATTCTTCTAGACCACTCCGCGGAGCTCGGCTGTGTCGTCCGGGAAGGGGTGGCGGTCACGCGCGTGGAAGCTACCGATGGCGCCGTGAAGGAGTTGGAGCTCTCCGATGGCTCCAAGTTGACCGCCCGGTTCTACGTCGACGCGTCCGGAAACGCGGGAATCCTCCGGCGCGGCCTGGGCATTGAAACCGAAGAGCCCAACGCGCTGCGAAACATCGCCTTCTGGGATTATTGGGAAGATGCCGACTGGGCCGTGACGATCGGCGCGGGGGCTACCCGAATTCAGATCATGAGCCTCGGATATGGGTGGATCTGGTTCATTCCGGTAACTTCCACCCGTACCTCGATCGGCTTGGTGTGTCCCGCCGATTATTACAAGCAGTGCGGGAAACGACCAGAGGAACTGTACGCGGAAGCGGTGAGGTCGGAACCGCGCATCGCCGCCCTAACCGCCGCCGCCAAACGTGACGGAGAGGTCCGCGCCACCCGCGACTGGTCCTTTTTGGCTCGCCAGATGGCCGGACCAAACTGGTTTTTGGTCGGCGAGGCCGCCGGTTTTGCAGATCCGATCCTTTCCGCCGGGATTACCATCGCCATGGTTGGCGCCAAGGAATGCGCTTATACCATTGCGGAGCTCGATCGGGGCGAAGTTGATGCCGAATGGATGCGTCTCGCCTTCGAAAAGCGCCAGCGGCAACGGGTCTACCAACACATTCAGTTCGCCAACTACTGGTATTCCGGAAATCGCCACTTCTCGGAGCTGGTCGAATACACCAGCGAAATCGCTCGCGGGGCAGGGCTCAACATGAGCGCCGAATCCGCCTGGCAGTGGATCGGCACCGGCGGCTTCGTTTCTCTGGAGACGGCGGGGGCCGGACTCGCCGGCCATTCCATCGAGCAGATCAAGAACATCGAGGGGATGCTCTTCAACAGCGAGTCCGAGTGGCAGATCACCAAAGTCAACGTATTCGATCTCAATATCGAGGACGTGGTGCCCGGTAAGACGCCGATCTACGAAGGCGGTCGAATCCGGCAGGGCCGCACCCTCCGCAAGGGCGATTTGGAAATCCCCGTCTCGGGCGGTTTCCGCGTCATCCTGGAAATCTTGCAGAGGGAAACGAAGCTGGGCCCCATCATCCGGGCGCTTCGGGATGTCAGCGCCAAAATGGGGCCGATCGTCGCCCTCAGTGGATTGGAAGCGTTGGAAGTGTTGCTGAAAGACGGCTGGATCTCCGGCGTCTACTCACCCGATCAGCCGCTCCTCCGCCCCGAAGACATTCCCCGCACTCCAAACATCGACTGGAACCGCGACACCGAAGACCCGATGGTCAGAATGGCGGCGGCGATCGAGGGTTGA
- a CDS encoding prepilin-type N-terminal cleavage/methylation domain-containing protein gives MKKCKRRGFTLIELLVVIAIIAILAAILFPVFAQAKRAAKTSVAISGAKQMALGQLMYAGDSDDNFSPVVEYDSNWHALPFSYLQQPYMKSWGVLLDPTGPSILQNSNDEGAGTAFAIYGLWGMGPQQAATDGSFSNYTFGSSSTGAAMTGGQIWHYDGIGGVTNSSGGIIWSAYGYKAGGTPSLSTTAVASPADQVMIAQSGNWDFMWQQDNADSFDLYWGSCGFNTYGCNLVTSGPLARARDNDGKVIGTYPWPGGTPTQEPTGLTIWAGTDGHVKSTPYRQLMGTTIPINGGADKAIKAFWPKGS, from the coding sequence ATGAAAAAATGTAAGCGACGTGGCTTTACGCTCATCGAACTTCTAGTTGTAATTGCAATCATTGCTATCCTTGCGGCCATTCTGTTCCCTGTCTTCGCTCAAGCCAAACGAGCGGCAAAGACATCCGTCGCAATCAGCGGCGCGAAGCAGATGGCGCTCGGCCAACTCATGTACGCTGGCGACAGCGACGATAACTTCTCGCCGGTCGTCGAATACGACAGCAACTGGCACGCACTCCCCTTCTCGTATCTGCAGCAGCCGTACATGAAGTCATGGGGCGTTCTGCTCGACCCGACCGGTCCTAGCATCCTCCAAAACTCCAATGACGAAGGCGCCGGCACCGCCTTTGCCATCTATGGCCTTTGGGGCATGGGACCGCAGCAAGCGGCCACCGACGGCAGCTTCAGCAACTACACGTTTGGTTCTTCCTCCACCGGCGCCGCCATGACCGGCGGACAGATTTGGCACTACGACGGCATCGGCGGCGTAACCAACTCCTCCGGTGGAATCATCTGGTCGGCCTATGGCTATAAAGCGGGAGGCACCCCCTCGCTTTCTACCACGGCGGTCGCCAGTCCGGCAGATCAGGTCATGATCGCTCAGTCCGGTAACTGGGACTTCATGTGGCAGCAGGATAACGCGGACAGCTTCGACCTCTATTGGGGCTCCTGTGGCTTCAATACGTACGGCTGTAACCTCGTAACGAGCGGCCCGCTTGCCCGCGCAAGGGACAACGACGGTAAGGTCATCGGCACGTACCCCTGGCCCGGCGGAACGCCGACCCAGGAACCAACCGGACTTACCATCTGGGCAGGTACGGACGGCCACGTCAAGTCCACACCCTACCGACAGTTGATGGGCACCACAATCCCGATCAACGGAGGCGCGGACAAGGCCATCAAGGCTTTCTGGCCGAAGGGATCATGA
- a CDS encoding GntR family transcriptional regulator, with protein MHESPLVMAVIDGLRDRIRRGDLPVGRGLPGERDLAKTFHVSRVIVRSAIRKLEAEGLLLCKPNCRPIVRNPGIRTANETAEAGALRRAEGHGDIAIWLWPNAGDYCASSILKGIQSADLPRDIRLVVANVPSGRDWEGCLEAEERYLLELAEDPHAIGTILWYLGTERNRHALEKVRAAGIPMVFVDRLPPKGFEADFVGSDNEAAARQSVKHLADLGHRRIALITNNDAVSSVLAREAGYRRALNDARIPFDPELVFQDMVDEPEGVEAALDELLSLPEPPTAIVGINDHVALQVHAALQSRGISVPGDISLLGFDGLLRWVPGGGFLTTCCQSFERIGQLATELLCERSKASFGGTFRHVLLDAPLMIAGSTAEPRSISVLVDTP; from the coding sequence ATGCATGAGTCGCCCCTGGTCATGGCGGTGATCGACGGTTTGCGGGACCGGATACGACGCGGCGATTTGCCGGTCGGACGAGGGTTGCCCGGAGAAAGAGACCTCGCGAAGACGTTTCACGTCAGCCGAGTCATCGTCCGAAGCGCCATCCGCAAATTGGAGGCGGAGGGCTTGTTGCTTTGCAAGCCCAATTGCCGCCCCATCGTGCGGAATCCAGGAATTCGAACCGCCAACGAGACGGCGGAAGCGGGCGCGTTGCGAAGGGCGGAAGGGCACGGGGATATCGCCATTTGGTTGTGGCCAAATGCGGGCGACTACTGCGCATCCTCGATTCTCAAAGGAATTCAGTCCGCCGACTTGCCGAGAGACATCCGACTCGTCGTGGCCAACGTACCGAGCGGACGCGATTGGGAGGGTTGCCTTGAGGCCGAAGAGCGATACCTGCTTGAACTCGCCGAGGATCCCCATGCGATCGGGACCATCCTGTGGTACCTAGGCACCGAACGCAACCGGCACGCCCTCGAAAAGGTGAGGGCCGCCGGCATCCCCATGGTTTTCGTCGACCGGCTGCCGCCGAAGGGGTTCGAAGCCGACTTCGTCGGTTCCGATAACGAAGCGGCCGCGCGTCAGAGCGTGAAACACCTGGCCGATCTCGGACACCGAAGGATCGCCCTGATTACGAATAACGATGCCGTATCCAGCGTGCTCGCCCGCGAAGCGGGTTACCGGCGCGCGCTGAACGATGCCCGCATCCCATTCGATCCGGAGCTGGTGTTCCAAGACATGGTCGATGAGCCGGAAGGGGTCGAAGCGGCCCTGGACGAATTACTCAGTCTTCCCGAACCTCCCACGGCGATCGTGGGAATCAACGACCACGTAGCGCTGCAGGTACATGCCGCGCTGCAGTCCCGGGGCATTTCCGTGCCTGGGGACATCTCTCTCTTAGGTTTTGACGGCTTGCTCCGGTGGGTTCCTGGCGGGGGGTTCCTCACCACGTGCTGTCAATCGTTTGAGCGCATCGGCCAACTTGCCACCGAACTGCTTTGTGAGCGATCAAAAGCGAGCTTCGGTGGAACGTTCCGGCATGTGCTGCTCGATGCGCCACTCATGATCGCGGGTTCAACCGCAGAACCGCGATCGATTTCCGTCCTTGTAGACACCCCGTAA